A genomic segment from Halomonas sp. GD1P12 encodes:
- a CDS encoding thiol-disulfide oxidoreductase DCC family protein produces MNHPDISKRDNLRVFYDGQCPSCRKDRRIFERLAGRRGDDIAWCDVTEYEQTLNARGIARDTALRSLHIELENGRIIEGIDAYRLLMKRIPWLVPGAYIIGLPGIKQGLRRYYDHWVEKRLKRQGRWSS; encoded by the coding sequence ATGAATCACCCTGACATTTCCAAACGCGATAATCTGCGGGTCTTTTACGACGGCCAGTGCCCGAGCTGTCGCAAGGACCGGCGAATTTTCGAACGCTTGGCCGGGCGGCGAGGCGACGATATCGCGTGGTGCGACGTCACCGAGTACGAGCAGACGCTCAACGCGCGCGGCATTGCACGCGACACCGCGCTGCGCTCGCTGCACATCGAGCTTGAAAACGGCCGTATCATCGAAGGGATCGACGCCTACCGGCTGTTGATGAAGCGTATTCCCTGGCTCGTGCCGGGGGCGTATATTATCGGCCTGCCCGGCATCAAGCAGGGGCTTCGCCGCTACTACGACCACTGGGTCGAAAAGCGCCTCAAGCGCCAGGGGCGCTGGTCATCATGA
- a CDS encoding YbhB/YbcL family Raf kinase inhibitor-like protein gives MAFALSTMQVTSPAFSDHQPIPAQYTGEGDDVSPALAWQGAPEGTKGFAVICHDPDAPLVKNGGYGFVHWLLYNLPGDLSELPESATTGTAGNNDFDKPGYAGPMPPENHGKHLYYFWVLALDQQTSLPEGLTLSELLTEIEPHLLGMNRLVGTYQR, from the coding sequence ATGGCCTTTGCGCTATCCACGATGCAAGTCACCAGCCCCGCTTTTTCTGATCACCAGCCGATACCCGCCCAGTACACCGGCGAGGGCGACGATGTCTCGCCGGCGCTTGCCTGGCAGGGCGCCCCGGAAGGCACGAAAGGCTTTGCAGTGATTTGCCATGACCCGGACGCGCCGCTGGTCAAAAACGGCGGCTACGGTTTCGTTCACTGGCTTTTATACAACCTGCCAGGCGATTTGTCCGAGCTTCCAGAGAGCGCTACCACCGGCACCGCCGGCAATAACGATTTCGATAAACCCGGCTACGCCGGCCCCATGCCGCCGGAAAATCATGGTAAACACCTCTATTACTTTTGGGTGCTGGCGCTGGATCAACAGACCTCGCTACCCGAGGGGCTGACGCTGTCGGAACTGCTCACCGAAATCGAGCCGCATCTTCTCGGTATGAACCGCCTGGTCGGTACCTACCAGCGCTAA
- a CDS encoding zinc ribbon domain-containing protein YjdM, whose product MSELPNCPACHSAYTYDDGLQYVCPECGNEWSKTGEAEVQTESVVRDANGNPLVDGDTVTVIKDLKLKGSSSVVKVGTRVKNIRLVDGDHDIDCKVDGIGPMKLKSQFVKKA is encoded by the coding sequence ATGAGCGAGCTGCCCAACTGTCCCGCCTGCCATTCCGCCTATACCTACGATGATGGCCTGCAGTACGTCTGCCCGGAGTGCGGTAACGAGTGGTCCAAAACCGGTGAGGCAGAGGTACAGACTGAAAGCGTGGTACGCGACGCCAACGGCAACCCGCTCGTCGATGGCGATACCGTCACGGTCATCAAGGATCTGAAGCTCAAGGGGAGCTCCTCGGTGGTCAAGGTCGGCACCCGGGTCAAGAACATCCGCTTGGTCGACGGCGATCATGACATCGACTGCAAGGTCGACGGGATCGGCCCGATGAAGCTCAAGTCGCAGTTCGTCAAAAAAGCCTGA
- a CDS encoding SUF system Fe-S cluster assembly regulator, whose amino-acid sequence MLKLSRLTDYAAVVMAQIARHPETPHAAADLAGTVNLPHPTVSKTLKMLAKAGLLTSQRGAQGGYRLARPASQITAADIIAAIEGPVAMTECSHAEGECELAGSCGVSDNWQRVSIALRTLLESVTLSHLADTSPIKLPIALPIQTISLSAVSA is encoded by the coding sequence ATGCTAAAGCTTTCTCGGCTGACAGATTACGCAGCGGTGGTGATGGCCCAAATTGCCCGCCACCCGGAAACGCCGCACGCGGCGGCGGACCTGGCCGGCACCGTCAACCTGCCTCACCCCACGGTGAGCAAAACGCTCAAGATGCTGGCGAAGGCGGGGCTTTTGACGTCCCAGCGTGGCGCTCAGGGCGGCTACCGGCTTGCGCGCCCCGCCTCCCAAATTACCGCGGCGGACATCATTGCCGCCATCGAAGGGCCGGTGGCGATGACCGAGTGTAGCCATGCCGAAGGCGAGTGCGAGCTTGCGGGCAGCTGTGGCGTCTCCGACAACTGGCAGCGGGTGTCGATTGCGCTGCGCACGCTCCTCGAGAGCGTCACGCTTTCGCATCTGGCCGATACCTCACCGATCAAACTGCCTATTGCGCTACCTATTCAAACGATCAGCCTGTCGGCGGTGTCTGCTTAA
- the sufB gene encoding Fe-S cluster assembly protein SufB — translation MASEEMEQLVRREYKDGFVTDIESDTLPPGLDENTIAFISNKKGEPEWMLEWRLDAYRQWLKMKEPSWAHLDYPPIDYQAISYFSAPKRPEDRPQSLDEVDPKLLETYEKLGIPLHERAALAGVAVDAVFDSVSVATTFKKQLAEAGVIFCSISEAIRDYPELVKQYLGTVVPKADNYFAALNSAVFTDGSFVFVPEGVTCPMELSTYFRINAANTGQFERTLIVCESRATVSYLEGCTAPMRDENQLHAAVVELVALDDAYIKYSTVQNWYPGDENGVGGIYNFVTKRGECRGDRARISWTQVETGSAITWKYPSCVLRGKDSIGEFYSVAVTNGRQQADTGTKMIHVGEGTRSYIVAKGISAGRSDQSYRGLVKIGPRAKGARNFTQCDSLLIGDTCGAHTFPYQEIGNSTAKIEHEATTSKIGEDQLFYCQSRGISEEDAVSMIVNGFCKDVFQELPMEFAVEAEALLNVTLEGAVG, via the coding sequence ATGGCAAGCGAAGAGATGGAACAGCTGGTTCGTCGCGAATACAAAGATGGCTTTGTGACCGACATCGAGAGCGACACGCTGCCACCTGGTTTGGACGAAAACACCATCGCCTTTATTTCCAACAAGAAAGGCGAGCCAGAGTGGATGCTCGAGTGGCGCCTGGACGCCTACCGTCAGTGGCTCAAAATGAAAGAGCCTTCCTGGGCGCACCTGGATTACCCGCCGATCGACTACCAGGCGATCTCGTATTTCAGCGCGCCCAAGCGCCCGGAAGACCGCCCGCAGAGTCTCGACGAAGTCGACCCCAAGCTTTTGGAAACCTACGAAAAGCTTGGCATTCCGCTGCACGAGCGAGCGGCCCTTGCCGGTGTGGCCGTGGACGCGGTGTTCGACTCGGTGTCGGTGGCGACCACGTTCAAAAAGCAGCTGGCCGAGGCGGGCGTGATCTTCTGCTCGATTTCGGAGGCGATCCGCGACTATCCGGAGCTGGTCAAACAGTACCTGGGCACCGTCGTACCCAAGGCGGATAACTACTTCGCCGCGCTCAACTCGGCGGTGTTCACCGACGGCTCCTTCGTGTTCGTGCCGGAAGGCGTGACCTGCCCGATGGAGCTCTCGACCTACTTCCGTATCAACGCCGCCAATACCGGCCAGTTCGAGCGCACCCTGATCGTCTGCGAAAGCCGGGCCACGGTGTCGTATCTCGAGGGCTGCACCGCGCCGATGCGCGACGAGAATCAGCTCCACGCCGCGGTGGTCGAACTCGTGGCGCTCGATGACGCCTACATCAAGTACTCCACCGTGCAGAACTGGTACCCGGGCGACGAGAACGGTGTCGGCGGTATCTACAACTTCGTCACCAAGCGCGGCGAGTGCCGCGGTGATCGCGCGCGCATTAGCTGGACCCAGGTCGAAACCGGCTCGGCGATCACCTGGAAATACCCCTCGTGCGTACTGCGCGGCAAGGACAGCATCGGCGAGTTTTACTCCGTTGCAGTCACCAACGGTCGCCAGCAGGCAGATACCGGCACCAAGATGATTCACGTGGGCGAGGGTACGCGCTCCTACATCGTCGCCAAGGGCATCTCCGCCGGGCGTAGCGATCAGTCCTACCGTGGACTCGTCAAGATCGGCCCCAGAGCCAAGGGCGCGCGTAATTTCACCCAGTGCGACTCACTGTTGATTGGCGATACCTGCGGGGCGCACACCTTCCCGTATCAGGAGATCGGCAACTCCACCGCGAAAATCGAACACGAAGCGACGACCTCGAAGATCGGCGAAGACCAGCTCTTCTACTGCCAGAGCCGGGGTATCAGTGAAGAGGACGCGGTGAGCATGATCGTCAACGGCTTCTGCAAGGACGTCTTCCAGGAGCTGCCGATGGAGTTCGCCGTCGAAGCCGAGGCGCTTTTGAACGTGACGCTGGAAGGCGCGGTCGGCTAA
- the sufC gene encoding Fe-S cluster assembly ATPase SufC — protein MLEVTDLHVTVEGNEILKGLTLTINAGEVHAIMGPNGAGKSTLSAVIAGKDGYEVTQGSITFEGKDVLEMEIEERAQAGLLLGFQYPVEIPGVKNIYLLKSALNAQRAARGEGEMPAPEFMKLVKEKLGFMKMDASFLQRAVNEGFSGGEKKRNEILQMLVLQPKLAMLDEIDSGLDIDAMKVVADGVNSLRAEDRAILLVTHYQRLLDYIVPDKVHVLVNGRIVKTGDAELAKSLEANGYEGIEESVA, from the coding sequence ATGTTGGAAGTTACCGATTTACACGTCACCGTCGAAGGCAACGAAATCCTCAAGGGCCTGACGCTGACCATCAACGCCGGCGAAGTTCACGCCATTATGGGCCCCAATGGCGCCGGCAAGTCGACTCTATCGGCGGTCATCGCCGGTAAGGATGGCTATGAAGTGACCCAGGGCAGCATCACGTTCGAAGGCAAGGACGTGCTGGAGATGGAAATCGAAGAGCGCGCCCAGGCGGGCCTGCTGCTCGGTTTCCAGTACCCGGTCGAGATTCCGGGGGTCAAGAACATCTATCTGCTGAAGTCGGCGCTCAATGCCCAGCGCGCTGCTCGCGGTGAAGGCGAAATGCCCGCGCCCGAGTTCATGAAGCTGGTTAAAGAGAAGCTTGGTTTCATGAAGATGGACGCAAGCTTTCTGCAGCGTGCGGTCAACGAAGGCTTCTCCGGCGGCGAGAAAAAGCGTAACGAGATCCTCCAGATGCTGGTACTTCAGCCGAAACTGGCGATGCTCGACGAGATCGACTCAGGACTCGACATCGACGCCATGAAAGTCGTGGCCGACGGCGTCAACAGCCTGCGCGCCGAGGATCGCGCCATTTTGCTGGTCACGCACTACCAGCGTCTTCTCGACTACATCGTGCCGGACAAGGTGCACGTGCTGGTCAATGGCCGCATCGTCAAGACCGGCGACGCCGAGCTTGCCAAATCCCTCGAGGCGAACGGATACGAAGGTATCGAGGAGTCCGTGGCATGA
- the sufD gene encoding Fe-S cluster assembly protein SufD: MSDTQTFLDTLKTRSVNYSGEPSWIAARRQAGAARFEAMGFPTRRDEEWKYTDVRAIAQGHFKLADDGEFSQAQAATLTLPVEAYRLSFVDGVFAPKLSDIDALPQGVQVLPLSKALEENHEAVGGPLGRLTSVDFSAFAALNTAFMEEGAVVRIAPNTVVDKPIVLQFLSREGEAVMCHPRILVEAGGRSEATVIEHYAGEANAANFTNVVAELMLDRGAILTHYKLQEAPIGDFHVASIHVEQSRDSVYTSYNLNLGGALARNDIIADLNGENAYTNLYGLFFGQGRQHVDNHTKVNHNAPLTFSNENYKGILGDRAHGVFNGRVYVKRDSQKIEGFQSNQNLLLSDRAHIDAKPELEIYADDVKCSHGTTTGQLDEEAVYALRTRGIDEATARGLLTLAFAGEVLEQVTLDEISERVELAVAGKLPERFNLAGLVEIAAALNE, from the coding sequence ATGAGCGATACCCAGACGTTTTTGGATACGCTAAAAACGCGCAGCGTCAACTACAGCGGCGAGCCGAGCTGGATCGCCGCCCGCCGCCAGGCGGGCGCGGCCCGCTTCGAGGCGATGGGCTTTCCCACCCGCCGCGACGAGGAGTGGAAGTACACCGACGTGCGCGCCATTGCTCAGGGCCACTTCAAACTTGCCGACGATGGCGAGTTCTCCCAGGCCCAGGCGGCAACGCTGACACTGCCGGTCGAAGCGTATCGCCTTTCCTTCGTCGACGGCGTTTTCGCACCGAAGCTTTCCGATATCGATGCGCTGCCCCAGGGCGTTCAGGTGCTGCCGCTCTCGAAAGCCCTGGAAGAGAACCACGAAGCGGTCGGCGGGCCGCTTGGTCGGCTGACCAGCGTCGACTTCTCGGCGTTCGCCGCGCTCAACACGGCATTCATGGAAGAGGGCGCGGTGGTACGCATCGCACCCAACACCGTGGTCGACAAGCCGATCGTTTTGCAGTTTCTCTCCCGCGAAGGTGAGGCGGTCATGTGCCACCCGCGCATTCTCGTCGAGGCGGGCGGTCGCAGTGAAGCGACGGTGATCGAGCACTACGCCGGCGAAGCGAATGCCGCCAACTTCACCAACGTGGTGGCGGAGCTGATGCTCGATCGCGGCGCGATCCTGACCCACTACAAGCTTCAGGAAGCGCCGATCGGCGATTTCCACGTGGCGAGCATTCACGTGGAGCAAAGCCGCGACAGCGTCTACACCTCGTATAACCTGAACCTTGGCGGGGCGCTTGCGCGTAACGACATCATCGCTGATCTCAACGGCGAAAACGCTTATACCAACCTGTACGGGCTGTTCTTTGGCCAGGGTCGCCAGCACGTGGACAACCACACCAAGGTGAACCACAACGCGCCGCTGACGTTCTCCAACGAGAACTACAAGGGCATTCTCGGTGACCGCGCTCACGGCGTGTTCAACGGCCGCGTTTACGTCAAGCGCGACAGCCAGAAGATCGAAGGCTTTCAGAGCAACCAGAACCTGCTGCTCTCGGACCGTGCCCACATCGATGCCAAACCGGAGCTCGAGATCTACGCCGACGACGTCAAGTGCTCTCACGGCACCACGACCGGCCAGCTCGACGAAGAGGCGGTCTATGCGCTGCGCACCCGCGGTATCGACGAGGCCACCGCACGCGGTTTGCTGACGCTGGCTTTCGCCGGTGAGGTGCTCGAGCAGGTTACGCTCGATGAGATCAGCGAGCGCGTCGAGCTCGCCGTGGCGGGCAAACTGCCCGAGCGCTTCAACCTGGCGGGGCTGGTCGAGATCGCCGCCGCCCTCAACGAGTAA
- a CDS encoding cysteine desulfurase: MPDTAIDVRPAVQAPFDLKALRDEFPILAREVHGKPLVYLDNAATSQTPSRVIDVFNHYYTRYNANIHRGLHTLADEATAAFEGTRARVQAFLNAEDSRQVIFTRGTTEAINLVAQSWGRQNLSAGDEVLISMLEHHSNIVPWQLLAAERGFTLKVIPVDERGALDIRAYRGLLNERTKLVAVNHVSNALGTINPIKEMARLAHQQGALILVDGAQAAPHQKIDVQDLDADFYAFSGHKVYGPTGAGVLYGKKALLDSMPPWQGGGEMIKTVSFEPSGTTFAETPHKFEAGTPAIAEVIAMGEALGWVESVGIEAIGQWESALLAHATERVSQIDGLNIIGTAPNKAGVLSFVVDGAHSQDIGLLIDQLGVAIRTGHHCAQPLLHHFGVEATCRASFAAYNTLEEVDTFVAALERVIKMVR, encoded by the coding sequence ATGCCTGACACCGCCATTGATGTGCGTCCTGCCGTCCAGGCGCCTTTCGATTTGAAGGCGCTGCGCGATGAGTTTCCGATACTCGCTCGCGAGGTTCACGGAAAGCCCCTGGTGTATCTGGATAACGCGGCGACCAGCCAAACGCCTTCGCGCGTGATCGACGTGTTCAACCACTACTACACGCGTTACAACGCCAATATCCATCGCGGCCTGCATACGCTGGCCGACGAGGCGACGGCGGCGTTCGAAGGCACCCGTGCCCGGGTTCAGGCGTTTTTGAACGCCGAGGATTCGCGTCAGGTCATCTTTACCCGCGGCACCACCGAGGCGATCAACCTGGTGGCGCAGAGCTGGGGGCGCCAGAATCTGAGCGCCGGTGACGAGGTGCTGATCTCGATGCTGGAGCACCACTCCAACATCGTGCCCTGGCAGCTTCTGGCCGCCGAGCGTGGTTTTACCCTCAAGGTGATTCCGGTCGACGAGCGCGGCGCGCTCGATATCCGCGCTTACCGCGGGCTTCTGAACGAGCGCACCAAACTCGTGGCGGTGAACCACGTCTCCAACGCTCTGGGCACCATCAACCCCATCAAGGAGATGGCAAGGCTTGCCCACCAGCAGGGGGCGCTGATACTGGTCGACGGCGCCCAGGCCGCGCCGCACCAGAAGATCGACGTGCAGGATCTGGACGCCGACTTCTACGCCTTCTCCGGGCACAAGGTATACGGGCCGACCGGCGCGGGCGTGCTCTACGGCAAGAAGGCGCTGCTCGATTCGATGCCGCCCTGGCAGGGCGGCGGCGAGATGATCAAGACCGTCTCGTTCGAGCCCTCTGGCACGACCTTCGCCGAGACGCCGCACAAGTTCGAGGCGGGCACGCCGGCAATTGCCGAGGTGATCGCCATGGGCGAAGCGCTTGGCTGGGTCGAAAGCGTGGGGATCGAGGCGATCGGTCAGTGGGAAAGCGCGCTTTTGGCCCACGCCACCGAGCGGGTAAGCCAGATCGATGGGCTCAACATCATCGGTACCGCACCGAACAAGGCCGGGGTGCTGTCGTTCGTCGTCGACGGCGCCCATTCCCAGGATATCGGGCTTTTGATCGACCAGTTGGGCGTTGCCATTCGCACCGGCCACCACTGCGCGCAGCCGCTTTTACACCATTTCGGGGTCGAGGCGACGTGCCGCGCCTCCTTTGCGGCGTATAATACGCTCGAGGAGGTCGACACGTTCGTGGCGGCGCTCGAACGTGTCATTAAAATGGTGAGATAA
- the sufT gene encoding putative Fe-S cluster assembly protein SufT, with the protein MDIEQIASLTRGQKLPLQRDVEAIAIPFGTTQTLAEDSEVSVMQAKGSTVSVGFEGRLYLIEGRHLDALGLESLPTPTLDESASEAEIEAFVWDQLKTCFDPEIPVNIVDLGLVYGCRIDRLISGERMVTVRMTLTAPGCGMGEVIAADARSKILGAPQISKVHTEIVFSPPWSRDMMSDEAKLELGMF; encoded by the coding sequence ATGGATATCGAGCAAATCGCAAGCCTGACCCGAGGCCAGAAATTGCCGCTGCAGCGTGATGTCGAGGCAATTGCCATTCCCTTTGGCACCACCCAGACGCTGGCCGAGGATAGCGAGGTCAGCGTCATGCAGGCCAAGGGCAGCACGGTCAGCGTGGGCTTCGAAGGGCGGCTCTACCTGATCGAGGGGCGCCACCTGGACGCGCTGGGGCTCGAGTCCCTGCCCACACCGACACTCGATGAGTCGGCCTCCGAGGCGGAGATCGAGGCGTTCGTCTGGGATCAGCTCAAAACCTGCTTCGACCCGGAGATTCCGGTCAACATCGTCGATCTGGGGCTGGTCTACGGCTGTCGCATCGACCGGCTGATCAGCGGCGAACGGATGGTGACCGTTCGCATGACGCTGACCGCCCCTGGCTGTGGTATGGGCGAGGTGATCGCCGCCGACGCGCGCAGCAAGATCCTCGGCGCGCCGCAGATCTCGAAGGTGCATACCGAGATCGTCTTCAGCCCGCCCTGGAGTCGGGACATGATGAGCGACGAGGCCAAGCTTGAGCTCGGCATGTTCTAA
- a CDS encoding vancomycin high temperature exclusion protein has protein sequence MASFVKRTIKWLLISLAALLLLAAFVFIAGNVWVLASTARYIDRPVAQCRTSDVAVVFGTSNWTRSGLRNPHFNARMRTSADLIARERVNHLLLSGDNRTQAYNEPRAMWRDLHRRGVPSTQMTLDFAGFSTYDTLARAKDVFQLNEAVLVTQSWHLPRAVYIGRSLGMEVTGCVAEQRRAAGEWRLRLREVAARVATLGDLYLWRRAPHFLGPAEPIEVGPGEAQEAGYVPLVYRLPVVLSLKDAALEEGDATLERQAPKKPAR, from the coding sequence ATGGCTAGTTTCGTGAAACGCACGATCAAGTGGCTACTGATATCGCTGGCAGCGCTTTTGCTGCTGGCGGCATTCGTGTTTATAGCCGGCAACGTTTGGGTGTTGGCCAGCACCGCCCGCTATATCGACCGGCCCGTGGCCCAGTGCCGTACAAGTGACGTGGCGGTGGTATTCGGCACCTCGAACTGGACTCGCAGCGGGCTTCGAAACCCGCACTTCAACGCCCGCATGCGCACCTCCGCGGATTTGATCGCGCGCGAGCGCGTCAATCACCTGCTACTTTCCGGCGATAACCGCACCCAGGCCTATAACGAGCCGCGAGCCATGTGGCGCGACCTTCACCGCCGCGGTGTACCGTCCACGCAGATGACGCTGGATTTCGCCGGCTTCAGTACCTACGACACCTTGGCGCGGGCGAAGGACGTCTTCCAGCTCAATGAGGCGGTGCTGGTGACCCAAAGCTGGCATCTGCCGCGGGCGGTTTACATCGGCCGGTCGCTGGGGATGGAGGTGACGGGGTGCGTGGCGGAGCAGCGCCGGGCGGCGGGGGAGTGGCGCTTGCGGCTTCGCGAAGTCGCCGCCCGAGTGGCTACCCTGGGCGATCTTTATCTTTGGAGGCGCGCGCCCCACTTTCTCGGCCCGGCGGAGCCCATCGAGGTGGGCCCCGGCGAGGCGCAAGAGGCCGGCTACGTACCGCTGGTCTACCGGCTGCCGGTCGTACTCTCTTTAAAGGACGCCGCGCTGGAAGAGGGCGATGCAACGCTCGAGCGCCAGGCACCGAAGAAGCCCGCTCGGTAA
- the rimK gene encoding 30S ribosomal protein S6--L-glutamate ligase, whose amino-acid sequence MHIALLSRNRNLYSTRRLIEAAEARGHTARVVDTLRCYMSIAAHHPSIHYKGAEIERFDAVIPRIGASVTFYGCAVLRQFEMMGTYVVNDSVAITRSRDKLRSLQLLSRKGLGLPITGFAHSPDDIPDLITMVKGAPLVIKLLEGTQGIGVVLAETNQAAESVVQAFMGMKANIMVQEYIKEAKGADIRCFVIGDKVVAAMKRQAAEGEFRSNLHRGGTASVIRITPEERSTAIRAAKAMGLQVAGVDLLRANHGPVIMEVNSSPGLQGIETATGKDIAGLIIEQIEKNAAPSRKAPPKPKG is encoded by the coding sequence ATGCATATTGCCCTGCTTTCGCGTAACCGCAACCTCTACTCGACGCGCCGGCTCATCGAGGCCGCCGAGGCCCGTGGCCATACGGCTCGCGTGGTCGATACCCTGCGCTGCTACATGAGCATCGCCGCCCACCACCCGTCGATTCACTACAAGGGCGCCGAGATCGAGCGTTTCGACGCGGTCATTCCGCGTATCGGCGCCTCGGTCACCTTCTACGGCTGCGCGGTACTGCGCCAGTTCGAGATGATGGGTACTTACGTGGTCAACGATTCGGTGGCGATCACCCGCTCGCGCGACAAGCTGCGCTCGCTGCAGCTTCTCTCGCGCAAGGGGCTCGGGCTTCCGATCACGGGCTTTGCCCATTCACCGGATGACATTCCCGATTTAATCACCATGGTGAAAGGCGCGCCGCTGGTGATCAAGCTGCTCGAAGGTACCCAGGGAATCGGCGTGGTGCTCGCCGAGACCAACCAGGCCGCGGAGTCGGTGGTGCAGGCGTTCATGGGCATGAAGGCCAACATCATGGTGCAGGAGTACATCAAGGAGGCCAAGGGCGCCGACATTCGCTGCTTCGTGATCGGCGACAAGGTGGTGGCGGCGATGAAGCGCCAGGCCGCCGAAGGCGAGTTTCGCTCCAATTTGCACCGTGGCGGTACCGCCAGCGTCATCCGTATTACGCCGGAGGAGCGCTCGACGGCGATCCGCGCCGCCAAGGCGATGGGACTTCAGGTCGCAGGGGTGGATCTTCTACGCGCCAACCACGGCCCGGTAATCATGGAGGTCAACTCCTCGCCCGGGCTTCAGGGTATCGAAACCGCGACGGGCAAGGACATCGCCGGGCTGATCATCGAGCAGATCGAGAAAAACGCGGCCCCATCGCGCAAGGCCCCGCCCAAGCCTAAAGGTTAA
- a CDS encoding ATP-dependent zinc protease — translation MKELPYQAKAVIGRREMVTLPELGLHLCCKADTGARTSALHAEEITTEEDEHGQLWISFVTHSGGPATPSHRYTLHLHDRRRVTSSNGHSEWRYVIRTPVILGELNFPVELTLTDRSNMRHPMLLGRRAMRRLLVAPGAAFLHGEP, via the coding sequence GTGAAGGAACTACCTTATCAGGCGAAAGCCGTCATCGGGCGTCGCGAAATGGTGACCCTGCCGGAACTTGGCCTGCATCTTTGCTGCAAGGCCGATACCGGCGCGCGCACCTCGGCGCTTCACGCCGAGGAGATCACGACCGAAGAGGACGAACACGGCCAGCTCTGGATCAGCTTTGTTACCCATAGCGGCGGGCCCGCCACGCCCTCGCACCGCTATACGCTCCATTTGCATGACCGGCGCCGCGTCACCAGCTCCAACGGCCACAGCGAGTGGCGCTACGTGATTCGCACGCCAGTGATACTGGGCGAGCTCAATTTCCCCGTCGAGCTAACGCTCACCGACCGCAGCAATATGCGCCATCCGATGCTGCTGGGTCGTCGCGCCATGCGCCGCCTGCTGGTCGCGCCGGGCGCCGCTTTTTTGCACGGCGAACCCTAA
- a CDS encoding DUF3549 family protein, with the protein MQALNTLDEFFKRSGAEVAIYHMGRRVTPCPRETLAAFERGETAWPMPWQGQARVAVAFRIGDMAEPAIWFLAFALDEQGMLSPASRDGFLNRLVETLGRNVANVGQNEASSEHFMQDNPLAFTPSLPFQAMLNARATFDQHLPASQHFEPVEAYLSGQQTIDWQALGLQGIADYTVRSDALTQQRLADSITANQFERDVIRPLCQCLEHCALDERLVMALIERGELAASEGDIETLCACVRAVGASESAAVGRWYLALLEDSAACGPDVLAAIAGRGWEWLEDAERLPLFLHRLAARDDTDFNTAVRDIALVPRLRLLVLMTLRDAPEGSAVQSRLAKLAPRH; encoded by the coding sequence ATGCAAGCACTGAATACCCTGGACGAGTTCTTTAAGCGAAGCGGCGCCGAGGTGGCCATTTACCATATGGGCCGACGCGTCACCCCGTGCCCGCGAGAGACGCTGGCCGCCTTCGAGCGCGGTGAGACGGCTTGGCCCATGCCCTGGCAGGGGCAGGCGCGCGTGGCCGTCGCGTTTCGCATCGGCGACATGGCCGAGCCCGCGATCTGGTTTCTCGCCTTTGCCCTCGACGAACAGGGCATGCTGTCGCCGGCTTCCCGCGACGGCTTTTTGAACCGCCTGGTGGAAACCCTGGGGCGTAACGTGGCAAACGTTGGTCAGAATGAGGCGAGCAGTGAGCACTTCATGCAGGACAACCCCCTGGCCTTCACCCCGAGCCTGCCGTTTCAGGCCATGCTCAACGCTCGCGCCACCTTCGACCAGCATCTTCCCGCCAGCCAGCACTTCGAGCCGGTGGAGGCTTACCTGAGCGGTCAGCAGACCATCGACTGGCAGGCATTGGGCCTTCAGGGTATTGCCGACTACACTGTGCGCAGCGACGCGCTCACCCAGCAACGCCTGGCCGATTCGATTACGGCAAACCAGTTTGAGCGCGATGTGATTCGCCCACTCTGTCAGTGTTTGGAACACTGCGCGCTCGACGAGCGGCTGGTAATGGCACTGATCGAGCGCGGCGAGCTTGCCGCAAGCGAAGGCGATATCGAAACGCTGTGCGCCTGCGTACGCGCGGTGGGCGCCAGTGAAAGCGCGGCCGTAGGGCGTTGGTATCTGGCGCTGCTCGAGGACTCAGCGGCGTGCGGGCCGGACGTACTGGCGGCGATCGCCGGGCGCGGCTGGGAGTGGCTAGAAGACGCCGAGCGGCTACCGCTGTTTCTGCACCGCCTGGCGGCGCGCGACGACACCGACTTCAACACCGCGGTGCGCGATATCGCGCTGGTTCCGCGGCTGCGGCTTCTGGTCCTCATGACGCTGCGCGATGCCCCCGAGGGCAGCGCCGTACAATCGCGGCTGGCGAAGTTGGCCCCGCGCCACTAA